The following proteins come from a genomic window of Thiothrix winogradskyi:
- a CDS encoding SCP2 sterol-binding domain-containing protein: protein MPQLFSADWMNELKDLWNADPEVKDKLAAIGFNSIITCGLKGEAKPMGVFVVENGECVRAGDYNGETPDWDMRADRKDWMKWTKEPMGMVGLGTAYTFGKLKFLSGDYGAMLKNPAMAGPFVKSFALMAKISTQ, encoded by the coding sequence ATGCCACAACTTTTTTCTGCCGACTGGATGAACGAACTCAAGGATCTCTGGAATGCTGACCCTGAAGTAAAAGACAAGCTTGCCGCGATCGGGTTCAATTCCATTATCACCTGTGGCCTGAAAGGTGAAGCTAAGCCGATGGGCGTTTTCGTGGTCGAAAACGGCGAATGCGTTCGCGCAGGCGATTACAATGGCGAAACCCCGGATTGGGATATGCGTGCAGACCGTAAAGATTGGATGAAATGGACCAAAGAACCCATGGGTATGGTCGGTCTGGGAACTGCTTACACGTTTGGCAAACTGAAATTCTTGTCAGGTGACTACGGCGCAATGCTCAAGAACCCTGCAATGGCTGGACCATTCGTAAAATCTTTCGCGCTGATGGCAAAGATTAGTACCCAATAA
- a CDS encoding Ig-like domain-containing protein, with protein MTSILSGDRSSSVQHHKVLWLIPLLLLLALFLSGCGGSGSGDAATPTTPVVTPPVVNPPVVTPDPVTPPVVTPTNKVPSALDASATLVDGASGEISLVAVDLDGDAVSYVIVSQPAHGTLGRVGGDGKVSYTPTAGYVGADSFTYKVNDGKADSAVATVKLTVKAKTDGGTTGSTNHAPVAVAGSLTVSNSGADWVKLEATDADGDTLTFRIVTEPAHGTLRLGQGNVYIYTPNSSYEGDDSFTFVANDGKVDSAAATVAVRVYTNAADSGTPQPEQISGRVLDGYLRGAKVFWDCNGNLKIDSDEISVESGAGGHYKISAAPKASCKLLANVPATAIDEDTNKPVGKSALFGALPNNPKIITPLTSLVAFDVMTEAEMKAKFSLSLSFRTDYIQAGVSGVDQHNAARLVTVALQSVDGIVRNATPAESKTSINQAVSLVLNGNYSPKSGQPLTPAQIDAAAASIPQRSTRPLLPAVNFMINPKTTANLTKDQRDFVESVLESLREIEKKYNVVSAMRVRWNELPKEIRDELGVKSVVMPNTPEIENIRLNLRAEAEKTYKQIEIARSDATGKMADVVAKNTLSMAANSTKAALDIIPATSFAGKAMLPAKSTINLKAIIDKADKIDAFKDFLGCAGANLEVIMTIEKTYNQEIDVKQVVDATVAVAKCFAQGMNENGKLGVALLSIVKSTGSILNADQKAYLEIFKAISDMISTLFEMTGASYWGGWYDATVGTFIDGQVAKAELNEVGDKAIGVMMNEMERIHKDFLERTKDYRDLFFSARIDPYIMVDVEADFDFYSSPKSTNIQAVFTPVISDEARKKGGGSIGYEWNFGDGSGISSNSNVTHTYAKTGKYNVTFTVKSVAAGNSYSLSVTKNVQIGLSDEAIRILKMRFQYPIVIPSSKRVAAKAESATASAITTEPGDCKVAGFNFGEVANTVGVIPYDVMIYNKVTGRVRGGRSCLTDTSGNVNYDYGSDWFSNMETHGVDLAEHYMVITAGHTDRCSGKQTTIRRDDITTDFDLGEITLCTSATTDTDTDGIPDVWELENGLDPKNPADAPQDKDGDGISNLDEFKGNTDPSRLVTPQNFRATASDGKVTLTWDKVAGATNYWVCHATETIKELSSCTYANGTWVKPIATNNVEIPLQNGVKYYFRMLAENDKGYASAASEEATATPGKATTGATGKLNDTGITTCSNASTNSLPCPQADFPGQDAESGRDANQATNNDADGHRGFSFTKISSTGAELPASATAWSCVKDNVTGLMWEVKTDDGGLHDKDWTYSWYEPDGSKNSGNAGTQNGGNCGATSICDTSSYVQAVNGSGGWCGMSNWRMPTVDELFGITMLDRDSSFLTAGKLAIDATYFPNSTSTLMTANWTGYEFNEYALFWSASPLAFNGDDYAWYVDFHFGGNSGYHKSKAFQVRLVSGGR; from the coding sequence ATGACATCCATACTATCCGGCGACAGGTCATCGTCAGTACAACATCATAAGGTGTTGTGGCTGATTCCGTTGTTGTTATTGCTGGCTTTGTTCCTGTCAGGGTGTGGGGGCAGTGGGAGTGGTGATGCGGCTACGCCGACAACACCGGTGGTGACACCGCCTGTGGTGAATCCACCTGTGGTGACACCTGACCCGGTTACGCCACCTGTGGTGACTCCCACGAATAAAGTGCCGTCGGCGTTGGATGCGAGTGCGACGCTGGTGGATGGCGCATCGGGTGAGATTAGCTTGGTGGCGGTTGATCTGGATGGCGATGCGGTTAGTTATGTGATCGTTAGTCAGCCTGCGCATGGTACGTTGGGGCGTGTTGGTGGTGATGGCAAGGTGAGCTATACGCCGACAGCGGGGTATGTGGGGGCGGATAGCTTTACCTATAAGGTGAATGACGGTAAGGCGGATTCGGCAGTGGCGACGGTCAAGCTGACGGTGAAGGCTAAGACGGATGGCGGCACGACGGGCAGTACTAATCATGCGCCTGTGGCGGTGGCGGGGAGTTTGACGGTTTCCAATAGCGGGGCTGATTGGGTGAAGCTGGAGGCGACGGATGCGGATGGCGATACGCTGACGTTCCGCATTGTTACTGAGCCAGCGCATGGTACGTTGCGGTTGGGGCAGGGCAATGTCTATATCTATACCCCGAATAGCAGCTATGAGGGCGATGATAGTTTTACGTTTGTGGCGAATGATGGGAAGGTGGATTCGGCTGCGGCGACGGTGGCGGTGAGGGTTTATACGAATGCGGCGGATAGTGGGACTCCTCAACCAGAGCAAATTTCTGGGCGGGTGCTGGATGGCTATCTGCGTGGTGCAAAAGTTTTCTGGGATTGCAACGGCAATCTTAAAATTGATTCAGATGAAATCAGTGTCGAGTCAGGCGCAGGCGGTCACTACAAAATCTCAGCCGCTCCAAAAGCCTCATGTAAACTGCTGGCAAATGTTCCTGCAACAGCAATTGATGAAGATACTAACAAACCTGTTGGTAAATCTGCATTATTTGGTGCGTTGCCAAACAATCCCAAAATCATCACACCGCTGACCTCCTTGGTTGCCTTCGACGTAATGACTGAAGCGGAGATGAAGGCAAAGTTTAGCCTTTCATTATCATTCAGGACTGACTACATACAAGCGGGCGTAAGTGGCGTTGATCAGCACAATGCTGCCCGTTTGGTTACGGTTGCTTTGCAATCAGTGGATGGAATAGTCAGAAATGCCACTCCCGCCGAGAGTAAAACTTCCATCAACCAAGCTGTTTCCCTTGTGCTTAACGGTAACTACAGTCCCAAAAGTGGACAGCCACTGACACCAGCACAAATTGATGCAGCCGCAGCCTCAATCCCACAACGCAGTACAAGACCTCTGCTTCCGGCTGTTAACTTTATGATTAACCCAAAAACAACGGCTAATTTGACTAAAGACCAACGTGATTTTGTTGAATCTGTATTGGAGTCTTTAAGAGAAATTGAAAAAAAATATAATGTTGTTTCAGCAATGAGAGTTAGGTGGAATGAGTTGCCCAAAGAAATACGTGATGAGCTTGGGGTAAAATCAGTAGTTATGCCGAATACTCCTGAAATTGAGAATATTCGATTAAATCTTCGCGCCGAAGCAGAAAAAACTTATAAACAAATAGAAATAGCTCGGTCTGATGCTACTGGAAAAATGGCGGATGTTGTAGCAAAAAACACACTTTCTATGGCTGCAAATTCCACAAAAGCTGCTCTCGATATTATTCCGGCAACTTCATTTGCTGGAAAGGCTATGCTTCCAGCAAAATCTACTATTAATCTAAAAGCTATCATTGATAAAGCTGACAAAATTGATGCTTTTAAAGATTTCTTAGGATGTGCCGGTGCTAATCTTGAAGTCATAATGACAATAGAGAAAACATATAATCAAGAAATAGATGTAAAGCAGGTAGTAGATGCAACAGTAGCTGTTGCTAAATGTTTTGCTCAAGGAATGAATGAAAATGGTAAGCTTGGGGTGGCTTTGTTGAGTATAGTAAAGTCCACAGGATCAATTTTAAATGCAGATCAGAAAGCATATCTGGAAATTTTCAAAGCAATAAGTGATATGATTTCCACTTTGTTTGAAATGACAGGGGCTTCATATTGGGGGGGGTGGTATGATGCAACAGTAGGTACATTTATCGATGGTCAAGTTGCAAAAGCAGAGCTAAATGAGGTTGGAGATAAAGCTATCGGTGTGATGATGAATGAAATGGAAAGGATTCATAAAGATTTTTTAGAAAGAACAAAAGATTATCGTGACTTATTCTTTTCTGCTCGAATTGATCCGTATATTATGGTCGATGTCGAAGCTGATTTCGATTTCTATTCATCGCCGAAATCAACAAACATACAGGCAGTATTTACGCCAGTTATCAGTGACGAGGCAAGAAAAAAAGGTGGCGGTTCTATCGGGTATGAATGGAATTTTGGTGATGGCTCAGGAATTTCCAGCAATTCTAATGTTACACATACTTATGCTAAAACAGGAAAGTATAATGTTACATTCACGGTGAAAAGTGTTGCGGCTGGTAATTCGTATAGTTTGTCTGTGACCAAAAATGTGCAAATAGGCTTGTCTGATGAGGCAATTAGAATCCTAAAAATGCGTTTTCAGTATCCGATTGTTATTCCTAGTTCTAAACGTGTTGCAGCCAAAGCAGAAAGCGCAACTGCTAGTGCTATCACCACAGAGCCGGGAGATTGTAAAGTGGCTGGCTTTAATTTTGGTGAGGTTGCTAATACCGTCGGAGTGATTCCTTACGATGTAATGATTTACAACAAGGTGACAGGACGTGTCCGTGGTGGACGTAGCTGCCTAACTGATACATCAGGCAATGTGAACTACGACTATGGTTCAGATTGGTTTTCAAATATGGAAACACATGGCGTTGATTTAGCGGAACACTATATGGTCATTACCGCAGGTCATACCGATAGATGCAGTGGCAAGCAGACAACCATTCGCCGCGATGACATCACCACCGACTTTGACTTAGGGGAAATCACCCTTTGCACCAGTGCCACAACAGACACGGATACCGACGGTATACCCGATGTTTGGGAACTGGAAAACGGTCTTGACCCTAAAAACCCAGCCGATGCTCCGCAAGATAAAGATGGCGACGGTATCAGCAATCTGGATGAGTTCAAGGGAAATACCGACCCAAGCAGGCTGGTTACACCACAGAACTTCCGCGCAACAGCCAGTGACGGCAAAGTAACGCTGACATGGGATAAAGTGGCAGGCGCAACCAATTACTGGGTGTGTCATGCAACGGAAACCATTAAAGAGTTGTCTAGTTGCACCTATGCCAACGGTACTTGGGTAAAGCCAATTGCAACGAATAATGTGGAAATACCGTTGCAGAATGGCGTGAAATACTACTTCAGAATGCTGGCTGAAAATGATAAGGGTTATGCCAGCGCAGCAAGTGAAGAGGCGACGGCTACGCCCGGCAAAGCCACTACTGGTGCAACCGGAAAACTCAACGACACCGGCATAACCACTTGTAGCAACGCATCAACCAACAGTCTGCCCTGCCCACAAGCAGATTTTCCGGGGCAAGATGCTGAATCAGGTCGTGATGCCAACCAAGCCACCAACAACGATGCCGATGGTCACAGAGGTTTCAGCTTCACCAAAATCAGCAGTACAGGCGCAGAACTACCCGCATCAGCAACCGCATGGTCATGTGTGAAGGATAACGTCACTGGCTTGATGTGGGAGGTGAAGACCGATGACGGCGGCTTGCATGACAAGGACTGGACGTACTCGTGGTATGAGCCGGATGGCAGCAAAAACAGCGGTAACGCGGGTACGCAGAATGGTGGAAATTGTGGAGCTACTAGCATATGTGATACTTCATCTTATGTTCAAGCAGTCAATGGCTCTGGTGGCTGGTGTGGTATGAGTAATTGGCGTATGCCAACGGTAGACGAACTTTTTGGTATTACTATGTTGGATCGTGATTCCAGTTTCTTAACGGCAGGTAAATTAGCGATAGATGCGACATATTTTCCAAATAGTACTTCAACGTTGATGACAGCAAATTGGACTGGTTATGAGTTTAATGAATATGCATTGTTTTGGTCAGCATCCCCATTAGCTTTTAATGGAGATGATTATGCATGGTACGTGGACTTTCATTTTGGCGGAAATAGTGGATACCATAAAAGTAAAGCATTTCAAGTGCGGTTAGTCAGCGGTGGGCGATGA
- a CDS encoding efflux RND transporter periplasmic adaptor subunit, producing the protein MADTPADSLAVTVRPLGEVLQASERSVTATLISLNDSTLSAEISAKVTQLRADTGDTVQAGQVLAELDCRDHLFALSQAKAGVDAANARYQLATTQLQRNQRLRNTGVVPAEVLDKAAADAEAAKAEVAVAKSQTDTAQLAVSRCTIKAPFTGQITSRNVQVGQQATPGTPAFQLLQDKALEVSASLSVDEVQDQTQGAELRFVADGVSIPLERRAVVGQIAGNTRTQEVRFTLKGEHSLPVGRSGRVVWQGKLQALPASWVVRREGGLGVMLEVDGMAKFHPLPDAKEGQPVLTDLPTSVRLIDQNRLRARDGQAVTVEKP; encoded by the coding sequence ATGGCTGACACGCCAGCGGACTCCTTAGCGGTGACAGTGCGACCTTTGGGGGAGGTTTTGCAAGCATCTGAACGTAGTGTAACAGCAACACTGATCAGTTTGAACGATAGCACGCTCAGTGCTGAAATTTCTGCGAAAGTTACCCAGTTGCGGGCGGATACCGGCGATACCGTGCAAGCCGGTCAGGTGTTGGCGGAATTGGATTGCCGCGATCATCTGTTCGCCTTGAGTCAAGCCAAAGCAGGCGTGGATGCGGCGAATGCGCGTTATCAACTGGCGACGACGCAACTCCAGCGCAATCAGCGTTTGCGTAATACGGGTGTCGTTCCCGCTGAAGTGTTGGATAAAGCCGCCGCCGATGCCGAAGCTGCCAAAGCCGAGGTAGCCGTCGCCAAATCGCAAACCGACACCGCACAGCTTGCAGTTTCACGTTGCACCATCAAAGCGCCGTTTACCGGACAAATTACTAGCCGTAATGTGCAAGTCGGTCAGCAAGCGACACCCGGCACACCCGCGTTCCAATTGCTGCAAGACAAAGCCTTGGAAGTGAGCGCCAGTTTGTCGGTGGATGAAGTGCAGGATCAGACGCAAGGGGCGGAGTTACGCTTTGTTGCCGATGGCGTGAGCATTCCGCTGGAACGCCGTGCGGTGGTCGGGCAAATCGCCGGAAATACCCGCACGCAAGAAGTGCGCTTTACCCTCAAGGGTGAACATTCTTTGCCGGTTGGGCGCAGTGGGCGCGTGGTGTGGCAAGGTAAATTACAGGCATTACCCGCCAGTTGGGTGGTGCGCCGTGAAGGTGGTTTGGGAGTCATGCTAGAAGTGGATGGCATGGCAAAGTTCCATCCGCTCCCCGATGCGAAAGAAGGGCAGCCGGTGTTGACCGACTTGCCCACTTCGGTGCGCTTGATTGATCAAAACCGCTTGCGAGCAAGGGATGGGCAAGCCGTGACGGTGGAGAAACCCTGA
- a CDS encoding DUF1566 domain-containing protein has translation MSDFMSKVAVPFLLSVLPICGNAQICQVENILSTTPDSQFIDNNNGTVTDINSELMWKKCTEGQHGDDCNSGVAQTYKWEVAQEQIDIANRVSFAGYTNWRLPNIKELSSIVERQCYEPAINLRRFPNTPSALFLSSSPFDFEGNNAWGLYFPSGSASWFQYTFHEGYMRLVRDDATVTITKVDSVGPSILVRNLPTEVSVTGYLPVGTVFAIENVVCNGDYSQVGSGWVSVSQTCTAQPGTPSTVHVVVKDAEGGNVLPNGNISLEVADSAVYGTGVYDSSDGSLTKNVPAKVEIHGGNLPATVVFAIADVVCKGDYSRTSTTVSQTCTAQPGTPSTVRLVVKDAPNGNIIPSGDVFSFSVK, from the coding sequence ATGTCAGATTTTATGTCAAAAGTCGCAGTGCCATTTTTATTGAGTGTGTTACCTATTTGTGGTAATGCTCAAATATGCCAAGTGGAAAATATCCTTTCTACAACTCCAGACAGTCAGTTTATTGATAACAATAATGGCACAGTGACTGATATTAATAGTGAACTAATGTGGAAAAAATGTACTGAAGGTCAACATGGTGATGACTGTAACAGTGGTGTTGCACAAACCTATAAGTGGGAAGTTGCACAAGAACAGATTGATATTGCTAACAGAGTAAGTTTTGCAGGTTATACGAATTGGAGGTTGCCCAATATTAAAGAACTGAGTTCGATTGTTGAAAGACAGTGCTACGAGCCTGCGATTAATTTGAGGCGTTTTCCAAATACGCCTTCCGCATTGTTTTTATCATCTTCTCCGTTTGATTTTGAGGGTAATAATGCCTGGGGGCTATATTTTCCTTCTGGTAGTGCAAGTTGGTTTCAGTATACATTCCACGAAGGCTATATGAGATTAGTGAGGGATGATGCAACTGTCACTATTACAAAAGTTGATAGTGTTGGCCCTTCTATTTTGGTTAGGAATTTGCCTACTGAAGTATCGGTAACGGGCTATCTTCCGGTGGGAACAGTCTTTGCCATTGAAAATGTCGTTTGCAACGGGGATTATTCTCAGGTTGGTTCTGGTTGGGTAAGCGTGTCGCAAACTTGTACGGCACAACCCGGTACACCTTCTACAGTACACGTAGTAGTCAAGGACGCAGAGGGCGGCAATGTTTTACCGAACGGGAATATTTCCTTGGAAGTGGCTGATAGTGCGGTATATGGCACTGGCGTATACGACTCCAGCGATGGTTCTTTGACGAAAAATGTCCCTGCTAAAGTAGAAATACACGGTGGAAATCTTCCAGCTACTGTTGTTTTTGCTATAGCAGATGTGGTTTGTAAAGGAGATTATTCTCGCACTAGCACCACTGTTTCCCAAACCTGTACGGCTCAACCCGGTACACCATCTACGGTGCGTTTGGTGGTTAAGGATGCGCCAAATGGAAATATTATACCTAGCGGGGACGTGTTTTCGTTTTCAGTAAAGTAG
- a CDS encoding efflux RND transporter permease subunit: protein MYRRLIQNHVLANLTFVLVLIIGFTAYNAMPRQQDPTINFNWISIITALPGASAEDVEKRITDPLEDAIRGIPDMKFVSSNSRANISSLLVRFEDIDERAFDKRLADLRREVQNVESLLPAEAMDSIVLEITTANAFPSAMIAVQSVADDENLRVQAKNIEKALEQIKGVDRVDPVALDDPELQVRFDTVALESLGLTPGQLSDTVRAWFRDLSAGSLDVDKQSWLVRLSGKTSDPQALGELPVPGVQGEVPLSRVANVERARAEATQKVRLDGEPAVLFAVMKEDKANVLDLVERLKTYIDARNQQIGASGVKLVLVDDQTIPTREAIGIMESNALLGFVLVLFVTWLFLGFRIAALTTIGIPFTLAATFWVLSGMGETLNVTVLLGIVIVLGMLVDDAVVVVESIYYRLQHGVDAVTAAVESMREVALPVTTAVLTTIAAFLPLMLLPGILGKFMQVIPMVVTLALAISLIEAFWMLPAHVASTKMRFDKPSRVQKMRMRATHWIQVKYARLLVKVLRFPRAALSAVVLMFVLAVGIVGAGLIPMNFFAADSLRLFYVNVEMPSSTALDETMQKVQQVEQQVKKHLQPEDARSVVAYAGMMFTETEPLYGARYGQMVVSLKPMSEGSREVKTIIEGMRADVVNVPGAVNIAFLELAGGPPAAKPISVKVRGDNYAEIQGATAALKQILNANPGFKDITDDASPGQMEMTLRLRHDNIRRAGVSPDEVSRSLRLLVDGEVVADMQDQGEKLEVRVKRQEGDLRTVDQLLDFRLPTADGGSVPLRELVEEQKGVSLGNIRHYNFRRAITLEADLVKRPDEPFYECRLQPMFSGAAPDYAQCALDAVQANQLLLEGWKPYQAQFPNIDLDFAGQLDDIQESMDAIGMLFLFGVGLMYLILGTQFGSYWQPLLILSTVPMAFTGVVYGLLVTQNPLSLYTLYGVVALAGIAVNSAIVLISAANDRRELGMSVLHATVYAARRRVIPVLITSLTTMAGLFSLATGLGGKSLIWGPVATAIVWGVGFSTVLTLFAIPVLYRVSSRSTRVAGDKFG from the coding sequence ATGTATCGCCGCCTCATACAAAACCATGTTCTCGCGAACCTCACTTTCGTGTTGGTGCTGATTATTGGCTTCACCGCTTATAACGCAATGCCGCGCCAGCAAGATCCCACGATTAATTTCAACTGGATTTCGATTATCACCGCCTTGCCGGGGGCGAGTGCGGAAGACGTGGAAAAGCGCATTACCGACCCGCTGGAAGACGCGATTCGTGGCATACCCGACATGAAGTTTGTGTCGAGCAATAGCCGGGCGAATATTTCCAGCCTGTTGGTGCGCTTTGAAGACATTGACGAGCGAGCTTTCGATAAACGCCTTGCCGATTTGCGCCGTGAAGTCCAAAACGTCGAGAGCTTATTGCCAGCGGAAGCGATGGATTCGATTGTGCTGGAAATTACCACCGCGAATGCGTTCCCGTCGGCGATGATTGCGGTGCAAAGCGTTGCTGACGATGAAAATTTGCGCGTGCAAGCCAAAAATATCGAAAAAGCCCTTGAGCAGATTAAGGGCGTGGATCGGGTTGATCCGGTGGCGTTGGATGATCCCGAACTGCAAGTGCGTTTTGATACCGTCGCACTCGAATCCTTAGGGTTAACGCCGGGGCAATTGAGCGATACGGTACGCGCTTGGTTTCGGGATTTATCCGCTGGCAGTTTGGATGTGGATAAGCAAAGTTGGTTAGTGCGCTTAAGCGGCAAAACCAGTGACCCGCAAGCTTTGGGCGAATTGCCCGTTCCCGGTGTGCAGGGCGAAGTGCCATTGTCACGGGTGGCTAATGTGGAACGCGCCCGCGCCGAAGCCACCCAAAAGGTGCGTTTGGATGGCGAACCGGCGGTATTGTTCGCGGTGATGAAGGAAGACAAAGCCAATGTGTTGGATTTGGTGGAGCGCCTGAAAACCTACATCGACGCCCGTAACCAGCAAATCGGTGCCAGCGGGGTGAAGCTGGTGCTGGTCGATGACCAGACCATTCCCACCCGTGAAGCCATTGGCATTATGGAAAGCAATGCTCTGTTGGGCTTTGTGTTGGTGTTGTTCGTGACTTGGTTATTTCTGGGTTTCAGAATTGCCGCGCTCACTACCATTGGTATTCCGTTTACGCTGGCAGCGACGTTTTGGGTGTTGTCTGGCATGGGTGAAACCCTGAATGTGACGGTGTTGCTGGGCATTGTGATTGTGTTGGGGATGTTGGTGGACGATGCGGTGGTGGTGGTCGAATCCATTTATTACCGCTTACAACATGGCGTGGATGCGGTCACGGCGGCGGTGGAATCCATGCGCGAGGTGGCGTTGCCGGTGACGACCGCCGTGTTGACCACGATTGCGGCGTTTTTGCCGCTGATGTTGTTGCCGGGAATACTCGGCAAATTCATGCAAGTGATTCCGATGGTGGTGACGCTGGCATTGGCGATTAGCTTGATCGAAGCGTTTTGGATGCTGCCTGCGCACGTCGCCAGCACGAAAATGCGCTTTGATAAGCCGTCGCGGGTTCAAAAAATGCGGATGCGTGCTACCCATTGGATTCAAGTGAAATACGCCCGTTTGCTGGTGAAAGTTTTGCGCTTCCCGCGTGCGGCGTTGAGTGCGGTGGTGTTGATGTTTGTGCTGGCGGTGGGGATTGTCGGGGCAGGCTTGATTCCGATGAATTTCTTTGCGGCGGACAGTTTGCGGCTGTTTTATGTGAATGTGGAAATGCCGAGTTCCACCGCGCTGGACGAAACCATGCAAAAGGTGCAGCAAGTCGAGCAACAGGTGAAAAAGCATTTGCAGCCGGAGGATGCGCGTTCTGTCGTGGCTTACGCGGGGATGATGTTTACTGAAACCGAGCCGTTGTACGGGGCGCGTTACGGGCAAATGGTGGTGAGCCTTAAGCCCATGTCGGAAGGTTCGCGAGAGGTGAAAACCATTATTGAGGGGATGCGTGCCGATGTGGTGAACGTGCCGGGGGCGGTGAATATTGCGTTTCTGGAATTGGCGGGTGGGCCACCTGCGGCTAAGCCGATCAGTGTGAAAGTGCGTGGCGATAATTACGCCGAAATTCAGGGCGCGACGGCTGCGCTCAAGCAAATTTTGAATGCGAATCCGGGTTTCAAAGACATTACCGACGATGCCAGCCCCGGTCAGATGGAAATGACTTTGCGCTTGCGCCACGACAATATCCGCCGCGCTGGGGTGTCGCCGGATGAAGTCAGCCGCAGCTTGCGCTTGCTGGTGGATGGCGAAGTAGTCGCGGATATGCAGGATCAGGGCGAAAAGCTGGAAGTGCGGGTCAAACGCCAAGAGGGGGATTTGCGCACGGTGGATCAGTTGCTGGATTTCCGCTTGCCGACTGCGGATGGCGGCAGTGTGCCGTTGCGCGAATTGGTGGAGGAGCAGAAAGGCGTGTCGTTGGGCAATATTCGCCATTACAATTTCCGCCGCGCCATTACCTTGGAGGCGGATTTGGTGAAACGCCCGGATGAGCCATTTTACGAATGCCGCTTGCAACCGATGTTCAGCGGGGCAGCGCCGGATTATGCGCAATGTGCGCTGGATGCGGTGCAGGCGAATCAGCTCTTGCTGGAGGGTTGGAAACCTTATCAGGCGCAATTCCCGAATATTGATTTGGATTTTGCGGGGCAACTCGATGATATTCAGGAGAGCATGGATGCTATCGGGATGTTGTTCCTGTTTGGCGTGGGTTTGATGTATTTGATTCTGGGGACGCAATTTGGCAGTTATTGGCAGCCATTGCTGATTTTGTCGACTGTGCCGATGGCGTTTACCGGCGTGGTGTATGGCTTACTGGTGACGCAAAATCCGTTGAGTTTGTATACGCTGTACGGGGTGGTGGCGTTGGCGGGGATTGCGGTGAATTCGGCGATTGTGTTGATTTCTGCGGCGAATGACCGGCGTGAATTGGGGATGAGTGTATTGCACGCCACGGTGTATGCGGCGCGGCGGCGGGTGATTCCGGTGTTGATTACGTCCTTGACCACGATGGCGGGTTTGTTTTCACTCGCCACTGGATTGGGGGGCAAGTCGCTGATCTGGGGGCCAGTCGCGACGGCCATTGTGTGGGGGGTTGGGTTTTCAACCGTGCTGACACTGTTTGCGATTCCGGTGTTGTATCGGGTGTCGAGTCGGTCGACTCGTGTGGCTGGCGATAAATTTGGTTGA
- a CDS encoding BrnT family toxin has translation MDIEFDPEKAAINPINHEGVTFEEAQVVLLDPFALTREDGDTFGEQRFVSLGVGAKHRVLVVVWTLRGERIRLISAWKANQPQRRVYANQFR, from the coding sequence ATGGATATTGAATTCGACCCCGAAAAAGCAGCCATTAACCCGATCAACCACGAAGGCGTAACCTTTGAGGAGGCGCAAGTCGTGTTGCTTGACCCTTTCGCGTTGACCCGTGAAGACGGTGATACCTTTGGCGAACAACGGTTCGTGAGCTTGGGTGTCGGGGCAAAACATCGGGTGTTGGTGGTCGTGTGGACGTTACGCGGTGAGCGTATCCGTCTAATTTCGGCGTGGAAAGCCAACCAACCACAACGGAGGGTTTATGCAAACCAATTCAGATGA
- a CDS encoding DUF302 domain-containing protein: MNFIRNILAIIGLVAIVGGAFAYTKFAPMMAQMGDMDIGAEKAALDSFDPKAKDVYMNMWTKLKETGNSADATVVKYSLAEGISPEDAEESMKSIANKHNIKAVGELPLSEQVKLETGQDQRFLKIYQFCNPQTAMKMVDFSDAFSAYLPCRIAMIQDKEGKYHLYSLNMDMMIYGGKTLPPELHAEAVKVQEIMTDIMRGGAEGDF; encoded by the coding sequence ATGAACTTTATTCGCAATATTCTCGCCATTATTGGCTTGGTTGCCATTGTTGGCGGCGCATTCGCTTACACCAAATTTGCTCCGATGATGGCGCAAATGGGTGATATGGACATTGGCGCTGAAAAAGCCGCATTAGACAGCTTTGACCCCAAAGCAAAAGATGTTTACATGAATATGTGGACTAAGTTGAAAGAAACCGGTAACTCAGCGGATGCTACCGTGGTTAAATATTCATTGGCTGAAGGCATTTCCCCGGAAGATGCTGAAGAGTCCATGAAATCCATTGCCAATAAGCACAATATTAAAGCCGTTGGCGAGCTACCACTGTCTGAACAGGTCAAGCTGGAAACCGGGCAAGATCAACGCTTCCTGAAAATCTACCAGTTCTGCAACCCGCAAACTGCCATGAAAATGGTCGATTTCAGCGATGCATTCTCAGCTTATCTGCCTTGCCGCATTGCGATGATCCAGGACAAGGAAGGTAAATATCACCTGTACTCCCTGAATATGGACATGATGATTTACGGCGGCAAAACCCTGCCACCTGAACTTCATGCCGAAGCGGTCAAAGTACAGGAAATCATGACAGACATTATGCGGGGCGGTGCAGAAGGCGATTTCTAA